One Burkholderia cepacia genomic window carries:
- a CDS encoding aldehyde dehydrogenase (NADP(+)): MQLTGQLLIGQSAVAGQNGTLHALAAATGERLEPAFGGASRHDLETACALADDAFDIYRETSLEARAAFLDAIGRHIMALGDDLIERCVVETGLPRARIEGERGRTVGQLALFASLVRDGGFLDARIDPARPERKPLPRVDLRLRNVAVGPVAVFGASNFPLAFSVAGGDTASALAAGCPVIVKAHSAHPGTSELVGRAIQQAARECAMPAGVFSLLFDASREIGQALVADPRIKAVGFTGSRRGGVALMHIAAARPEPIPVYAEMSSINPVLLFPAALDARHDTIAPQFVASLTLGAGQFCTNPGLVLAVDGPALRAFEAAAAAAARAAAAATMLTPHIHASYCDGVARLRAHAAVDTLAEGVEGDRYQARAALLATSADAFVAHPELRDEVFGPASLIVRCPDADTLHRVLKSLEGQLTIAAHLADGDAALFAALRPTFERKAGRILVNGFGTGVEVGHAMVHGGPFPATSDTRTTSVGARAIERFLRPVSYQDLPDALLPDAIRDGNPLHVARRIDGAVVLPKEARDV; this comes from the coding sequence ATGCAACTCACAGGTCAGCTCCTGATCGGCCAGTCCGCCGTCGCCGGACAGAACGGCACCCTCCACGCACTCGCCGCCGCCACCGGCGAACGGCTCGAGCCCGCCTTCGGCGGCGCGAGCCGGCACGACCTGGAGACGGCCTGCGCGCTCGCCGACGACGCGTTCGACATCTATCGCGAAACGTCGCTCGAAGCACGCGCCGCGTTTCTCGACGCGATCGGCCGCCACATCATGGCGCTCGGCGACGACCTGATCGAGCGCTGCGTCGTCGAAACGGGCCTGCCGCGCGCCCGCATCGAAGGCGAGCGCGGCCGCACGGTCGGCCAGCTCGCGCTGTTCGCGTCGCTCGTGCGCGACGGCGGCTTTCTCGACGCGCGGATCGATCCGGCACGCCCCGAGCGCAAGCCGCTGCCGCGCGTCGACCTGCGCCTGCGCAACGTCGCGGTCGGGCCCGTCGCCGTGTTCGGCGCGTCGAATTTCCCGCTCGCGTTCTCGGTCGCCGGCGGCGATACGGCGTCGGCGCTCGCGGCCGGCTGCCCGGTGATCGTCAAGGCGCATTCGGCCCACCCCGGCACGTCGGAACTCGTCGGTCGCGCGATCCAGCAGGCCGCGCGCGAGTGCGCAATGCCGGCCGGCGTGTTCTCGCTGCTGTTCGACGCATCGCGCGAGATCGGCCAGGCGCTCGTCGCCGATCCGCGCATCAAGGCCGTCGGTTTCACCGGCTCGCGCCGCGGCGGCGTCGCGCTGATGCACATCGCGGCCGCACGCCCCGAGCCGATTCCCGTCTATGCGGAAATGAGCTCGATCAACCCCGTGCTGCTGTTTCCCGCCGCGCTCGACGCGCGTCACGACACGATCGCGCCGCAATTCGTCGCGTCGCTCACGCTCGGCGCCGGCCAGTTCTGCACGAATCCGGGCCTCGTGCTCGCGGTCGACGGGCCCGCGCTGCGTGCGTTCGAGGCAGCCGCGGCGGCCGCGGCGCGCGCCGCTGCGGCGGCGACGATGCTGACGCCGCACATCCACGCCAGCTACTGCGACGGCGTCGCGCGCCTGCGTGCGCACGCTGCCGTCGACACGCTCGCCGAAGGCGTCGAAGGCGACCGCTACCAGGCCCGCGCCGCCCTGCTGGCGACCTCGGCCGATGCGTTCGTCGCGCATCCCGAGCTGCGCGACGAAGTCTTCGGCCCCGCTTCGCTGATCGTGCGTTGCCCGGACGCCGACACGCTGCATCGCGTGCTGAAGTCGCTCGAAGGCCAACTGACGATCGCCGCGCATCTCGCCGACGGCGACGCCGCCCTGTTCGCCGCGCTGCGCCCGACCTTCGAGCGCAAGGCCGGCCGCATTCTCGTCAACGGCTTCGGCACGGGCGTCGAGGTCGGCCATGCGATGGTGCACGGCGGCCCGTTCCCGGCGACGTCCGACACGCGCACGACGTCCGTCGGCGCGCGTGCGATCGAGCGCTTCCTGCGCCCCGTGTCGTATCAGGACCTGCCGGATGCGCTGTTGCCGGACGCGATCCGCGACGGCAATCCGCTGCACGTCGCGCGACGCATCGACGGCGCCGTGGTGCTGCCGAAGGAGGCGCGCGATGTCTGA
- a CDS encoding Ldh family oxidoreductase yields MSDANEVVLSLDEVHALALRVLTHNGMSDAHARAIANVITQGQRDECHSHGVYRLLVCVRSLKKGKVDPQAVPTLRRLSSSIVAVDAHRGFSLLSFETGLPVLVEMAKQHGIAAMAINHCYHFSALWPEVEAIAAEGLAGIAMNPSHSWVAPEGGKAPVFGTNPIAFAWPRPGSVPFVFDFATSAIARGDIELHAKQGKAIPQEWAIDADGRPTTDPKAALQGAMRTFGGHKGSALAAMVELLGGALIGDMTSRESMDFDEGVGATPCHGELVIAFDPKVFLGDDLDTGLARGERMFESIVAQGARLPSQRRFGARARSIANGVRIPRPLYEEILALLD; encoded by the coding sequence ATGTCTGACGCGAACGAAGTCGTCCTGTCGCTCGATGAAGTCCACGCGCTCGCGCTGCGCGTACTGACGCACAACGGCATGTCCGACGCCCATGCGCGGGCCATCGCCAACGTGATCACGCAGGGCCAGCGCGACGAATGCCATTCGCATGGCGTGTACCGGCTGCTCGTCTGCGTGCGTTCGCTGAAGAAGGGCAAGGTCGATCCGCAAGCCGTGCCGACGCTGCGCCGGCTCTCGTCGTCGATCGTCGCGGTCGACGCGCATCGCGGCTTCTCGCTGCTGAGTTTCGAAACCGGCCTGCCCGTGCTCGTCGAGATGGCGAAACAGCACGGCATCGCCGCGATGGCGATCAACCACTGCTACCACTTCTCCGCGCTGTGGCCGGAAGTCGAGGCTATCGCGGCCGAGGGGCTGGCCGGCATCGCGATGAACCCGAGCCATAGCTGGGTCGCGCCGGAAGGCGGCAAGGCGCCCGTGTTCGGCACGAACCCGATCGCGTTCGCGTGGCCGCGCCCGGGCAGCGTGCCGTTCGTGTTCGACTTCGCGACGAGCGCGATCGCGCGCGGCGACATCGAGCTGCATGCGAAGCAAGGCAAGGCGATCCCCCAGGAATGGGCGATCGACGCCGATGGCCGGCCGACCACCGATCCGAAGGCCGCGCTGCAGGGCGCAATGCGCACGTTCGGCGGCCACAAGGGGTCGGCGCTCGCGGCGATGGTCGAGTTGCTCGGCGGCGCGCTGATCGGCGACATGACGAGCCGCGAGTCGATGGACTTCGACGAAGGCGTCGGCGCGACGCCGTGCCACGGCGAACTCGTGATCGCCTTCGACCCGAAGGTGTTCCTCGGCGACGATCTCGACACGGGGCTCGCGCGCGGCGAGCGGATGTTCGAATCGATCGTCGCGCAGGGCGCGCGGCTGCCGTCGCAACGGCGCTTCGGCGCCCGCGCGCGCAGCATCGCGAACGGCGTGCGGATTCCACGACCGCTTTACGAGGAAATCCTCGCGCTGCTCGATTGA